A region of the Salvia splendens isolate huo1 unplaced genomic scaffold, SspV2 ctg1113, whole genome shotgun sequence genome:
ACACATTAAGTGTGGataaaattatcaaatatatgaaatgatttttgtttaataaaattgcACTTTCTTTTCAAATATTATCGTgccataaattatttatttatgatgcCTATCTATTTGGCGATGCCAAATGAATGAATAAACCGAATTCGGACTCCAATAGGACCAAGATCCTATTCGAGTTAGTGTACACAAAGGAATGGACCGTGAGTCATCGTAAGGGTTGGTTGGTCAATGTgatcgtggaaggtggccaccttcccgacaCACAATGAACCATCAGATATGGCGGATTACTGGAATGAACTTAGTCTGATCAGACGAACTTTATGAAAATGAacttagtaagctcgggtctttaaGAAAAATCCACGTGTGTTACTGTGATGGAATGATAATGACCTCATGATGACCTCATTGATATTGATCTAAGTTTTATACCACACTTGCCTACTACAGATGGTGGTAATGCAGTTGAAGCTGAGATGCAGCTTAATGATTTTGCTGATGCCCAGCAAGATGAAAATTTGGAAAATCCTCCAAATATTGATAATAATGATCCACAAGATGTTGAACCCAGAAGGTCTACCAAAGATAGACAACAGTCTACTAGATATTCTTCAAATGAGTATCTCCACTTGACTGATGGGGGAGAGCCCGAGTACTTTAAATAAGCTATGGAAGGTGTAGACAAGCAAAACTGGTTTCTTGCAATGGAAGATGAGATGAAGGCTTTTCGTGATAATGATACTTTTGATTTGATGTCGTTACCGAAGGGTAAGAGAGCTTTGAAGAATAGGTGGATCTACAGACTGAAACAAGAAGAGAACTCTTCCAAACCAAGATATAAGGCAAGATTGGTTGTTAATGGTTTCAGTCAGATAAAAGGGAGTTGATTTTGATGAGATTTTTCCACCCAAGGTAAAGATGTCTTCAATCCGAGTTGTGTTGGGGCTAGCTGCAAGCCTTGATTTGGAGATTGAGCAAATGTATGTGAAGACTGCATTTCTTCATAGTTATTTGATTGAAGAAATTTGCATAGAGAAATCAAAAGGGTTTAGGGTGAAAGTTAAAGAGGATTATGTGTGCAGGTTGAAAAAGAGCTTGTACGGTTTAAAGCATGCTTCGAAACAATGGTACAAGAAATGTGAGTCTGTGATGAGGCAACAAGGCTACACGAAGACTAGTTGTGACCATTGTGGGTTTGGTCAATTGATGACCGAGATTTTGCGAAGATGCAAGTTTGAAGTTTGTTGTTCTCTTGCCGGAATGGCAAGATCCTCCACACAGTTGTAAGAGGGGAGATTTGTTGGGTTATGGCTCCCAACTTGTGGAAAAAAAGACCCATATATTATTGGCTCATTTATTTACTTAAATAGGTCAATAGAGAACCTATAAATACCTACCAAGAGTGTAGGAGCCGCAAATattgagagaagagagagagaaaaacgtGTAGAACGAATGAAGGGGAAAAAGAGTGTTCTCCAAGTTTCTGCACTGCGCAGTCTTGGGTTTTGTCTTGATCGGAGGTCCAAACGTTATCCAATCGGCTTGACATTTTAACTGGTGGTAGAAGACTCGTGGTTATTCATTCTGACTGAAGGAATTTGAATTTGAACGGTTAGATCTTCAGTTATAAATTTCCGAACGTGACTGCAGTTTCttgagatgtttatttcatctatGCTGAAGTTGTATTGATTATCTAGTGCCTTCGTTGTGTTGTTAAGGATTAGATATCATTGTAAACTTCTTGGTTGTATTCTCTCCCTGGTGATAGTGGATTTGGTAGACCAGTGAGTCTCGTGTGTTTTATATCTCGTCACATTGAAGAGAGTTTTCCACGTAAAATCTtggtgttgatattttcaattaTCGCTTCTCATTATCATATTATTGATTTGTCCACATCATGCTATATATTGTGCTCCAATCATATTCTTGCTATTGCGGAGGTTTGTTTATCCGCTGCGCCTCAGAATTAGGCCATTCCTCCCAACATTCTTATATATGTATCTTTTAGCAATGTGTTCACTAAGTACCCCGTGCTCAAccctgcatgtatttctaaatgtgcaggttgaaaaGTGATAAAATGGTGGCTGAGTGGAGTTGGTGGTTGTCTAATCTTGTAGGGTTTTCATGGCATGTGTCTTCGTACATATGACCATGTGGTTGTAATTCCTTCCGCTGGGCATGATTGTAGTATTTTGTACTTGATGGTTCATAAAAACAATGTTTAGTAACGAGTGACATGTGATAAACACTCTTTTGATCTTCACGATCTTTCGTTGCCTTGTGaaacactttttattagcactaaataaacccgcaagtatacagagtagatCTAACATAGCTAGAGGTCAGTatcgggatatcgaacacggggaaaacaatcacaaattagCTACCTCctactaagcttctttcactatttggaaaaccgaagaatttttggaattttgaaaataaaaacaatttaaaagcAAGTACACAACTAATTGCAagtaattaaagaggtaaaatatgagcgataagggaattccagggatgtgcgttcacagttatggttatacaaattccaactacaataccctagcacagtctttacttcgatagaacgagtcacataaattttgcccatgcggcacaagcgcAGATTACTAACACTACGGTTGTCAATCatagatccgtaactcccaaaagctcctaagaccctcgTAAAGTCCagactctcaattaacagtaccgttttaagggaagctaattgtagtgtctactaagtggacataactcgccaacctcctctcacgattatgtagcaagttatattaaatcatcacagaatgtgtcactcaaacgtgaagcattatccaacaacttagggaagaaacgaagtaaaaacaaaatggatattaaatagaaaacggaattgtataaccaaagtcgttactaacacatccctagaatcctatgagtttagttacacataattgaataagctaaaaataTAGATTGTAGGAAAAACAAAATGAACATAAGtgctaaagcaaataaaacccaaaggttgaatccttgtagctctTTGATGATCTCTTACTTCCTTCTTCAATCCCTTGCACTATGAAgaactctcaaatttatgctctagaattaAATGGCAAAAAGAGGATCcttaatgaagaggtttgagggggtatttataggggaaaattcaTCCATCAGCAAATAAGGCAAAAAatggctaagtttggtaaatcttggggaggATGTAGGTAAATTCTGTGCGCCGCATTTttccagcgggccgctgcaccttggccagcggtcgctgcatgTTGATCTGTAGCATCTGCCTCTTGGGTAGCGGTCGCTACACTTCATCCTAGCGGTCTCTGGAAATCGTCTCGTAGCTTCTGGACCATTTGGagcggtcgttgggcgtgtTCTTTATTTCAGCACGTCTTTCTCCGGAGTGGGCCGCTACTGgctcagcggtcgttgggccccagcggtcgctggctgtgttgcagcggaccgctgggcgTCTCGAAAGCACCAGATTTCCAAGTTCAACTTTTTGCTGCCTCTTTAGGCTCAAATATatacatttctcacaaaacacgtaaaaataccaaaatagataaaaatatgcaaaatatggacatgaattgtgattttgacattaaaaacgaaccaaataaaggccttaaaacagtgcaaaatccaagcgtatcaactcccccaaacttatatttttgtttgtcctcaaacaaaaaaataaagacaCAAGATAGACGTACAGAATGCACAGGGACTAGAtgtcataattgcctcaaagtaTGAAAAAGATAGATTAAGCATaaattaacgcaatcaaatcaagcaaggtttattagtgcactttcattactaacctGTAGAACACCTTGAATTCGTGCGCTTTCATGTGGCAAACTTTTAAAGATGGGAAGTGAtttatctctcactctcaaagtgtataaagaTAATGTGTATAAGccctcaaatcatgcatcatgcaaagtttaccatatgcttgctcaaagtctaatcactcctctactagatgtgattaagcatcaaaagtccgaaatgtctttattttttgttgtaatgtaggctctttggtaggtgatgattatttggctaaaaagtgactcaaaATATCCCAAATAGAgttaaaatgactccacttttcTACAAACCTAAGACACTTCTAACACTTATTTTTCTACTTCTACTCACTTTCcaatcctttgattttttttttattcacaacttttctttttcttttcttcttttttcatcactttctttcttttcttttctttttcataagcatcctttctagatcaagcacacattttgaattttcttctatttcacaacttgcactttttctatattaagcacactactttttataactttcctccttatctctccaattcttTTACAAAAGATATTTTAAAACTATACTAACCAAGGAATTGTCCCAATTTATTTGGCTTCCGAAAAATAAGCTTAAAGTCTCAAAATTAGCTCCAAATGGAAAAAATTTAGAGGGTCGaaattttttagaataaaagtagctaagaaaagatGACCTAACATCCTTCTATCaatttaaacactatgtaaacttaggcagactaggagcaagttctagaaacatatacatgcatgcagataaatcacacaagaaagaaattaGGCTCAAATCTCAGAAGGTATAAGctattcactaattatgcactttttcaccaaaccatcaaatcaaaacgtcaagtcatacttaatcaaagatgaaaggaacttcatatcattggcaactcggtctaatgtgtccctaagcatacgtgtttctaagttcttcatgctatgtttatgacatggattcaccttAGGTTTTTAAAATAACTTTTATCTTGTACTATTTATCAGTAATGACAACCATTGAAGGATGTCAACTATAAATAGTTGGCAAAtcgtttttttattatttctaccCGATATGGTGCACTCTAAGGTTCTTGCAAGAATTGAATCAGCATCGATATCAATCTTGATTGCTTTACTAAACACTACAAGTCTATAAATAAGTCTAAACAAGTTATAACAAAATCACAGACAAATTAAACACAATCTTCATTTACCTTTTCAAATTTGAAGAGAATGGCATCCATAAAAATCACGGTATCTTTCTCACAATTTTTACATATTCAAATGCAAGGCTAGGATTTATCAAGGAGACCAAACGAGTTGTCTTCGTCCAGAGCAACTCCAACGAGCAAATCACGACCGCGGCGGAGCTACCGAATAGGAATGGTAATGGGAATGATACTGTGACGAAGCCGAAAGTAGATGACGACAAGCCGAAAGGGGATGACAATGAGAGTGATACTAAGAAGGACGAGCCGAAAGGGGATGATGACGGGCTGAAAGGGAAGGACGACGAGCCGGTTGAGGAAGTCGCGCCTATTGATGATGAGGAAGAACCGAAGGAGGATGACGGAAAGCTGAAAGTGGATGACGACAAGCCGAAAGGGGTTGACAATGAGAGTGATACTAAGAAGGACAAGCCAAAAGGGGTTGACAATGAGAGTGATACTAAGAAGGACGAGCCGAAAGGGGATGACGACGAGCCGAAAGGGGAGGACGACGAGTCGGTTGAGGAAGTCGCACTGATTGATGATGAGGAAGATCCGAAAGAGGATGACGGAAAGCCGAAAGGGGATGACAATGAGAGTGATACTAAGAAGGATGAGTCGAAAAGGGATGACAACGGGCCCAAAGGGGAGGACAACGAGCCAAATGAGGACGCCGCGCCGATTGATGATGAGGAAGAGCCGAAAGAGGATGACGGAAAGCCGAAAGTGGATCACGACAAGCCGAAAGGGGATGACAATGAGAGTGATACTAAGAAGGATGAGTCGAATGGGGATGACAAGGGGAGGACGACGAGCCGAATGAGGAAGTCGCGCCGAATGAAGATGACGAAGAGCCGAAAGAGGATAACGGAAAACCGAAAGGGGATGACAATGAGAGTGATACTAAGAAGGATGAGCCGAAAGAGGATGGCGATGGGCCGAAAGGGGAGGACAACGAGCCAAATGAGGACGTCGCGCCGATTGATGGTGAGGAAGAGCCGAAAGAGGATGACGGAAAGCCGAAAGTGGATGACGACAAGCCGAAAGGGGGTGACAATGAGAGTGATACTAAGAAGGATAACCGAAAGGGGATGACGACGAGCCGAAAAGGGAGGAAGACGAGCCGGTTGAGGACGTCGCTCTGATTGATGATGAGGAAGAGCCGAAAGAGGATGATGGAAAGCCGAAAGGggatgagaatgagaatgataCTAAGAAGGATGAACCGAAAGGGGATGACGACGGGGCGAAAGGGGAGGACGACGAGCCGAATGAGGACGTCACGCTGATTGATGATGAGGAAGAGCCGAAAGAGGATGACAGAAAGCCGAAAGGGGATGACGACAAGCCGAAAGGGGATAACTATGAGTGATATTAAGAAGGATGAGCCGAATGGGGATGACGATAGGCCGAAAGGGGAGGACTACGGGCCGAATGACGACGTCGCGCCGATTGATGATTAGGAAGAGCCGAAAGAGGATGACGGAAAGTCGAAAGGGGATGACGACAAGCTGAAAGGGGATAACAATGAGAGTGATACTAAGAAGGATGAGCCAAAAGGGGATGACGACGGGCCGAAAGGGGATGACGACTAGCAGGTTGAGGAAGTCGCGCCGATTGATGATTAGGAAGAGCAGAAAGAGGATGACAGAAAGCCAAAAGAGGATGACAATGAGAGTGATACTAAGAAGGATGAGCCGAAAGGGGATGACGATGGGCTGAAAGGGGAGGACGACGAGCCGAATGAGGACGTCGCGCCGATTGATGATGAGGAAGAGCCGAAAGAGGATGACGGAAAGCCAAAATGGGATGACGACAAGCCGAAAGGGGATGACAATGAGAGTGATACTAAGAAGGACGAGCCGAAATGGGATGACAACGGGCTGAAAGGGGAGGACGACGAGCCAAATGAGGACGTCACGCCGATTGACGTTGAGGAAGAGCTGAAAGAGGATGACGGAAAGCATAAAGGGGATGACGACAAGCCGAAAGGGTATAACAATGAGAGTGATACTAAGAAGGATGAGCCGAAAGGGGATGACGACGGGCCGAAAGGGGCGGACGACGAGCCGAATGAGGAAGTCGTCCCGATTGATGATGAGGAAGAGCCGAAAGAGGATGACGGAAAGCCGAAAGTGGATGAGGACAAGCCGAAAGGGGATGAAAATGAGAGTGATAATAAGAAGGGATGGCAATGAGAGCCGAAAATTCATTATTCTCATAtatcaaataaattattgaCCAATATCATATgtgaaaaaaaacatatttttcttAGTTTCTCATATTGCTTAATTATGTCGATCATAAGTCATTAATACTTTTACCAACTACATTGAAcaatttgaaaaaaaagttgCCCTTATAAAGATTTGGATCGTATGGAATTCCTACTCTGTCGTAGAGAACTCTACTCCACACTTTGATAATCCTTTGACATgaaataaacacaaaaatagTTTCAACAAAGACATTTAAAGAAATCATATTATAAAAAGAAATTTTTCTTAGCTTCGAGAGATTGACACAAGGTCCACGAAACTATATAAGTTCACATGATGCTCGTTTTCAGGTAAACATTTTGGAACTTATTACATGACTGGATATCCATTCTTCATAGTTTAGAAAAAATCAATACCAACTGTAAATTGTGTTCTTCACAAAAATGTCTTGTCTATCTCTTCCATGTGATACAACAAATAGTACTAAATACTCGTATAATTAAACATTGATGTACTATGGATGACCACACTCTCTTGGATAACACAAGTTCAtgataattcaaattcaaatgcACTTTATAACCAAAACATCTCCTATTGTATCCATGAATGTCATGCCCAGCAGGAATCTatccccgctctgataccatcgaAATGTCACATCCCAACCCCTCTAACTTATGTGCTTATAATAAACAAATACAGATTAGAGTAAATAAATCACATATTGATTACATCACAATCCAAATACTATAGTTACAAAATCCATCATTTATTAGCTTCCATCCAAATACTATAGTTCATTTATTagcttatttacaaaatattctAAATCAGCACCCATAACCATAATCAGTTTCAatccatatgcatatgcctctcTATTCAATTAATTATTCTGTGGCAAATCAAGTCTGGTATCTGCCTGAGATTCCTCTATGACCTGAAGGTCCCTCTGTACTTGGACTCAAAGGTTCCTCTgtattggactcataggtctctctataatttcaaatctAGTGCAAGGCaatcacagatcctctttagtcacatgattcatgtactttcaCTATGTTacagactcaattcccacatcggttggggtatatagactaaatgagctatCTCttctaacaggctagtcttttgggatgagttctcctgtttggtctgtatcaattggtgctttcattgagagcccaaacggcttggagtggtggccgggcaacgaactcgTCATGACCAACAAGTACGTTTGGGGCCGactcggagtggtga
Encoded here:
- the LOC121788663 gene encoding high mobility group nucleosome-binding domain-containing protein 5-like; its protein translation is MREEQKEDDRKPKEDDNESDTKKDEPKGDDDGLKGEDDEPNEDVAPIDDEEEPKEDDGKPKWDDDKPKGDDNESDTKKDEPKWDDNGLKGEDDEPNEDVTPIDVEEELKEDDGKHKGDDDKPKGYNNESDTKKDEPKGDDDGPKGADDEPNEEVVPIDDEEEPKEDDGKPKVDEDKPKGDENESDNKKGWQ